The following coding sequences are from one Chaetodon trifascialis isolate fChaTrf1 chromosome 24, fChaTrf1.hap1, whole genome shotgun sequence window:
- the LOC139328034 gene encoding THAP domain-containing protein 6-like — protein sequence MPDFCAAYGCTNARSLQTRMRGITFHKFPKCSERRRQWKRALRRDGFVANNRSLLCSEHFSNEDFDRTGQTVRLKAGAVPTIFNFPVHLQRPVAPRSTTASRRAGENLPMDPQQDQPPPDIKRKAPDHQYAFPSSPKALKAKLDAAMATVRKLQREKSNALARVRRAKKNMKALLEELKAKNLINEELNDKLECCSVFTTSFCY from the exons atgcctgatttttgtgCCGCCTACGGCTGCACCAACGCACGGAGCCTCCAAACGAGGATGCGTGGGATCACCTTTCACAA GTTTCCCAAATGCAGCGAGCGCAGGAGACAGTGGAAGCGTGCCCTTAGAAGGGATGGTTTCGTGGCTAACAATAGATCACTGCTCTGCAGTGAACACTTCAGCAATGAagattttgacaggacagggcAGACTGTCAGACTCAAAGCTGGAGCTGTTCCAACTATCTTCAACTTCCCTGTTCATCTTCAGAGG CCGGTAGCACCAAGAAGCACAACCGCTTCtagaagagcaggagaaaaccTGCCCATGGACCCCCAGCAGGATCAACCTCCGCCTGATATt AAGAGGAAGGCCCCTGACCACCAGTATGCATTCCCTTCCTCTCCAAAGGCTCTTAAGGCCAAACTTGATGCAGCCATGGCAACAGTGCGTAAACTTCAGCGGGAGAAGAGCAATGCCTTGGCAAGGGTAAGGAGGGCCAAGAAGAACATGAAGGCTCTTCTGGAAGAGCTGAAAGCCAAGAACCTCATCAATGAAGAGCTGAATGACAAGCTGGAATGCTGCTCAGTTTTTACGACTAGTTTTTGTTACTAG